GCGAAGCTCGCCGCCCGGACCGAGCAGCTGAACCGTGTGAAAGTGCAGCTGGAGGCCGCGCAGGCCGAGTTCGACCGGCTCAGCCGCGCGCTGGAGCAGGCCGCGGAGCGCGTCGCGGAAGCCGAGTCCGCCGCGGAGAGGGCGGCATTCGAGCTGGCGGCCGCCCGCTCGCGGCCCCGCCCCATCCTCGACGTCAGCGCCCGCGACACCCTCTCGTCGGAGCTGGAGGCGGCGCGAGAGACCGAAGTCGAGTCCCGTCTCGCCGTCGAGACCGCCAAGGAGCGCGTCCGCGCCGAGCAGGCCCGTGGCGAGGCGCTCGCCCGCCAGCTGGACGCCGAGCGTGCCGCAGCGGACGAGGCCGCCCGCCGCGCCGTCATCCGTCGCCGTCAGCTGGATGCCGCGCAGTCCGTCGTGGACGCGCTCCCCGCCGTCCTCGCTTCCGCCGATCGCTCCGTCTCACAGGCCCGCGTCGAGCTGGCGTCCGCCGAGGCCGAGCGCGCCAGTCAGAACGAGGAGCTCCAGACGGTCCGCCGCGAGGAAGGTCTTCTTCGGGAGCGCCTGCACGCGATCACCGAGAGCGTACACGGCCTGGAACTGCAGATCTACGAGAAGAAGCTGCATCTGTCGAGTCTGCTGGAGCGCGCTGGCAGCGAGCTCGGCCTGGTCGAGGAGGTCCTGGTGGCCGAGTACGGCCCCGAGGTTCCCGTCCCCGTCGACCGCGGCCGCGACGACGAGCCGCTCGCCGCGGGGGAGGAGCCGCCGGCGGTCCCGTTCGCCCGCGAGCAGCAGCAGAAGCGCCTGGCCGCCGCCGAGCGCAAGCTCGGCCAGCTCGGCCGCGTCAACCCGCTCGCCCTGGAGGAGTTCGCCGCGCTGGAACAGCGCCACAAGTTCCTCTCCGAGCAGCTCGCCGACCTCACCGGCACCCGCAAGGACCTCCTCACGATCATCGAGGAGATCGACGAGAAGATGCAGACGATCTTCGAGTCCGCGTTCGCGGACACGGAGGAAGCGTTCCGGCGGGTCTTCCCCGTCCTGTTCCCGGGCGGAACGGGCAGCATCGTCCTCACCGCCCCCGACGACCTGCTCACCACGGGCATCGAGGTCTCGGTGAAGCCGGCGGGCAAGAAGGTCGAGCGGCTCTCGCTCCTCTCCGGCGGGGAGCGCTCGCTCGCCGCCGTCGCCCTGCTGGTCGCGATCTTCAAAGCGCGGCCCAGCCCGTTCTACATCATGGACGAAGTGGAGGCGGCGCTCGACGACGCCAATCTCGGCCGTCTACTGACGATCTTCGAGGACCTGCGCGAGAACAGCCAGCTCATTGTGATCACGCACCAGAAGCGCACGATGGAGGTCGCCGACGCGCTCTACGGCGTCTCCATGCGCCAGGACGGTGTCTCGGCGGTCGTCGGCCAGCGGGTCGCTCAGGAGCGGGCATCGTAGCGGACGCGGACGCGACGAGCGCCACGGGAGCAACTAGTCTGAGGTCATGGCAGACTGCACCCCCTGGTCCTTGTCGGGCGCCCTCCGCGGGATGTTCGCCAAGAAGACCATCGACGAGACCACCTGGGACGACCTGGAGACGGCGCTCATCACCGCCGACTTCGGTCCCGCTGTCACCGAAGCGGTCATCGACGATCTGCGCGCCAAGGTCGACCGCTACCGCACCACCGACCCCGCCGATCTCCAGCGCATGCTGCGCGAGACGATGGAGGAGCGGCTCTCCCGGCTGGACACCACTCTCAAGCTGAGCGACCGCCCGGCGGTCGTGCTCGTCGTGGGCGTCAACGGCGTCGGCAAGACCACCACTATCGGCAAGTTCGCGAAGTTCCTGCGCACCTACGACCGCTCGGTCGTCGTCGGCGCGGCCGACACCTTCCGCGCCGCGGCGGTCGAGCAGCTCGCGACCTGGGCCGAGCGCTCTGGCGCCGGCATCGTCCGGCCTCAGCAGCAGGGGCAGGACCCTGCCTCCGTCGCCTTCCAGACCGTCGAGAAGGCGAAGAGCGACGGCACCGAGATCGTCCTCATCGACACCGCGGGCCGTTTGCAGACCAAGGGCGGTCTGATGGATGAGCTGTCCAAGATCAAACGCGTGGTCGAGAAGCAGGCGCCGATCGCCGAGGTGCTGCTGGTGCTCGACGCGACCACCGGGCAGAACGGTCTCGCGCAGGCCGAGGCGTTCCTCGAGCACGCCGGGGTCACCGGGCTCGTGCTCACGAAGCTCGACGGCTCGGCGAAGGGCGGCTTCGTGCTCGCCGTGCAGGAGCGCACCGGCATCCCGATCAAGCTGGTGGGCCAGGGCGAGGGCATCGACGACCTCACCGGTTTCACACCGCACGTCTTCGCGCAGCAGCTGGTCGGCTGATGGCCATCGAGCACGACTTCTTCGGGCTCATCGACGAGACCGCCTCTGGCGGACTCGTCTGGGAGGACACCGTCGAGCTGGCCGACCAGGCAGTCGGGCTGGAGCTCCGGGTCGAGAGGGAGTCCACCGTGACCGAGGACGCCTTGGACGCGGCGGCCGCGCTCATCCAGCGTCTCGACGGCTTCGACGCCCGGGCCAGGGACGCTCTGATCGCCGAGCTGAGCTCGCGACAGTCGGCGACGACGAGCTATATCGACGAGCATGTCGACCGGATGGGGGAGACCCTGCTCGACCTGCTCGTCCACAACTCGGGCGACATCGCCGTCGACGTGCTGCGCTCGTTGCAACTGCTGCGCGTCGTCGTTCAGCCCGGCGCCGCTGGCGAGGAGGAGGTCTTCGCGACCTTCGACTACGCCATCGATGCTGAGGAGACGGACACCGTTCTCACTGTCTCCTTCGACGTCCGCGGAGACGTCGTCGCGGTGGAGACGCAGAGCTGAGGCTCGGGCCAGGCCCCATCGGCGCCCGGTAGACTTGTCCGATCATGGCTACTTTCGGCTCGTTGTCCGACCGTCTCGCGGACACTTTCAAGAACCTGCGCACCAAAGGCAAGCTGTCGCCGTCGGATGTCGACGGCACTGTGCGCGAGATCCGCCGCGCCCTGCTCGACGCCGACGTCGCCCTCGACGTGGTCAAGGAGTTCACCGGCAAGGTGCGCGAGCGGGCGCTGAGCGACGATGTCAACAAGGCGCTCAACCCGGCCCAGCAGGTCGTGCAGATCGTCAACGAGGAGCTCATCGGCATCCTGGGCGGTGAGCAGCGCCGCCTTCAGTTCGCCAAGAAGCCGCCGACGGTCATCATGCTCGCCGGCCTCCAGGGCGCCGG
This genomic window from Leifsonia xyli subsp. cynodontis DSM 46306 contains:
- the ftsY gene encoding signal recognition particle-docking protein FtsY, with protein sequence MADCTPWSLSGALRGMFAKKTIDETTWDDLETALITADFGPAVTEAVIDDLRAKVDRYRTTDPADLQRMLRETMEERLSRLDTTLKLSDRPAVVLVVGVNGVGKTTTIGKFAKFLRTYDRSVVVGAADTFRAAAVEQLATWAERSGAGIVRPQQQGQDPASVAFQTVEKAKSDGTEIVLIDTAGRLQTKGGLMDELSKIKRVVEKQAPIAEVLLVLDATTGQNGLAQAEAFLEHAGVTGLVLTKLDGSAKGGFVLAVQERTGIPIKLVGQGEGIDDLTGFTPHVFAQQLVG
- a CDS encoding DUF2004 domain-containing protein, producing MAIEHDFFGLIDETASGGLVWEDTVELADQAVGLELRVERESTVTEDALDAAAALIQRLDGFDARARDALIAELSSRQSATTSYIDEHVDRMGETLLDLLVHNSGDIAVDVLRSLQLLRVVVQPGAAGEEEVFATFDYAIDAEETDTVLTVSFDVRGDVVAVETQS